One Nostocoides sp. HKS02 genomic window carries:
- a CDS encoding glycosyltransferase, whose translation MTVDVLLPYYGDVAMMKQAVESVLRQHHQDWVLTVVDDGYPDPDVPTYFANLVASDSRVVYTRNEQNLGANGNYRKALTFVKHELAVVMGADDVMLPNYLDCVLRTHERFPQAQIIQPGVEVIDERGMVGEPSLVDRVKSVLSPRGTGTRLLAGEALAISLMRGNWLYFPSIAWQSEALLRTGFREGLNVVQDLALALDLIKAGGALAVDDETCFQYRRHRESDSSWRALEGTRFIEERDFFNGMADEFEDIGWHRAARTARLHLTSRLNAATLLPKAYRTKQTQGVRNLRDHVLSRPGGKGR comes from the coding sequence GTGACTGTTGACGTGCTCCTGCCGTACTACGGCGATGTCGCCATGATGAAGCAGGCCGTCGAGTCCGTCCTTCGGCAGCACCACCAGGACTGGGTGCTCACGGTGGTGGACGACGGCTACCCCGACCCCGACGTCCCGACCTACTTCGCCAACCTCGTCGCGTCGGACTCGCGCGTGGTCTACACCCGCAACGAGCAGAACCTCGGCGCAAACGGCAACTACCGCAAGGCTCTGACGTTCGTGAAGCACGAGCTCGCGGTGGTGATGGGTGCCGACGACGTGATGCTGCCCAACTACCTCGACTGCGTCCTGCGCACGCACGAGAGGTTCCCGCAGGCCCAGATCATCCAGCCCGGCGTCGAGGTCATCGACGAGCGCGGCATGGTCGGTGAGCCGAGCCTCGTCGACAGGGTGAAGTCGGTCCTCTCGCCCCGCGGCACCGGCACCCGCCTGCTCGCCGGCGAGGCCCTCGCGATCTCCCTGATGCGCGGCAACTGGCTGTACTTCCCGAGCATCGCCTGGCAGTCCGAGGCGCTGTTGCGCACCGGCTTCCGCGAGGGGCTGAACGTCGTGCAGGACCTCGCCCTGGCCCTCGACCTCATCAAGGCCGGGGGTGCGCTCGCCGTCGACGACGAGACGTGCTTCCAGTACCGCCGTCACCGCGAGTCGGACTCGAGCTGGCGTGCCCTCGAGGGCACCCGGTTCATCGAGGAGCGCGACTTCTTCAACGGGATGGCCGATGAGTTCGAGGACATCGGCTGGCACCGCGCGGCCCGGACGGCGCGGCTCCACCTCACCTCTCGGCTCAACGCCGCCACCCTCCTGCCCAAGGCGTACCGCACCAAACAGACCCAGGGTGTGCGGAACCTGAGAGACCACGTGCTCTCGCGCCCGGGTGGCAAAGGCCGCTGA
- a CDS encoding ABC transporter permease subunit: MAVLVPTVTVNHWPPRNPGEALSFDPTSRSLAGVFLAQLAIGVLGVLFVTGEYATGMIRATLAAVPTRLPVLWAKAIVFAAVTLVLTVPSTLAAFLIGQSIFTSKHLQASVGDPGVLRAVVGAALYLTVVGLLGLALGAVLRNTAGGISTLFGLLFVLPIIVRFLPSSWADPISRYLPNAAGEAITHVHTDPTGLAPWTGFALFCGYTAVVMAAAAVTLRRRDA; this comes from the coding sequence TTGGCGGTCCTCGTCCCGACGGTCACGGTCAACCACTGGCCACCGCGCAACCCCGGTGAAGCGCTGAGCTTCGACCCGACATCACGCAGCCTGGCCGGTGTCTTCCTCGCCCAGCTGGCGATCGGCGTCCTCGGGGTCCTGTTCGTCACGGGGGAGTACGCGACCGGGATGATCCGGGCGACGTTGGCCGCTGTGCCCACCCGACTACCGGTGCTGTGGGCCAAGGCCATCGTGTTCGCCGCGGTGACCCTCGTGCTCACCGTGCCCTCGACGCTGGCTGCCTTCCTCATCGGTCAGTCGATCTTCACCAGCAAGCACCTGCAGGCATCGGTGGGCGACCCGGGCGTGCTGCGGGCCGTCGTCGGCGCCGCGCTCTACCTCACCGTGGTGGGCCTGCTCGGACTGGCCCTGGGTGCGGTGCTGCGCAACACCGCCGGCGGGATCTCCACCCTGTTCGGGCTGCTGTTCGTCCTCCCGATCATCGTGCGGTTCCTGCCGTCGTCCTGGGCCGACCCGATCAGCAGGTACCTGCCGAACGCCGCGGGCGAGGCCATCACGCACGTGCACACCGATCCGACGGGACTCGCCCCGTGGACCGGGTTCGCCCTCTTCTGCGGCTACACCGCAGTCGTCATGGCGGCCGCAGCGGTCACCCTCCGACGCCGTGACGCCTGA
- a CDS encoding LCP family protein has protein sequence MTTPEDWDAGSASSDDEVYTVDTRSRTLGTGRAGRATRATRAGVAATAAGGARTADRRRGGPLSGAGPAQPGAYGGAQARPEPRVRRPRRRGRLVVAVVALLVLAWLAFMIWVPFDAWGQVARVDTTPAAQQPPQGKGHDYLLVGSDSRAGLTAQQKKELTTGSADGQRTDSIILVHVPAGGGKPALISIPRDSYVPIPGHHSNKINAAYAIGGPKLLVETLQNAMGIRLDGYVEIGFGGFAGVVDSLGGVDICVPFHMNDPHAGINLKKGCQTLNGKNALGYVRARYSDPRGDIGRAERQRQFLAAIMKKAATPSTVLVPTEYYGFTHAASTGLTVGQDTTMWDVLRVLQAMRAISNGQGLSLVVPIQSVNYQTSAGSSVKWDTARAKALFTLLREDQPLEAPPAGTDGKPSQG, from the coding sequence ATGACGACGCCTGAGGACTGGGACGCCGGGAGCGCGAGCTCCGACGACGAGGTCTACACCGTCGACACCCGCAGCCGGACCCTGGGTACGGGCCGTGCGGGCCGGGCGACCCGGGCGACCCGGGCCGGGGTCGCGGCCACCGCGGCCGGGGGCGCACGCACCGCCGACCGCCGACGGGGCGGACCCCTCTCCGGAGCCGGCCCGGCCCAGCCAGGCGCCTACGGAGGCGCGCAGGCTCGACCAGAGCCACGAGTTCGACGGCCGCGACGCCGCGGCCGCCTGGTCGTGGCCGTGGTCGCGCTGCTGGTCCTGGCGTGGTTGGCCTTCATGATCTGGGTGCCCTTCGACGCCTGGGGCCAGGTGGCGCGCGTCGACACCACACCCGCGGCGCAGCAGCCACCCCAGGGCAAGGGCCACGACTACCTCCTGGTCGGCAGCGACAGCCGCGCCGGGCTCACCGCCCAGCAGAAGAAGGAGCTCACGACCGGATCTGCCGACGGTCAGCGCACCGACTCGATCATCCTCGTCCACGTGCCCGCAGGCGGTGGCAAGCCCGCCCTCATCTCGATCCCCCGCGACAGCTACGTGCCGATCCCGGGGCACCACAGCAACAAGATCAACGCGGCATACGCCATCGGCGGCCCCAAGCTGCTCGTCGAGACACTGCAGAACGCCATGGGCATCCGGCTCGACGGCTACGTCGAGATCGGGTTCGGCGGCTTCGCCGGCGTGGTCGACAGCCTCGGCGGCGTCGACATCTGTGTGCCGTTCCACATGAACGACCCGCACGCCGGCATCAACCTCAAGAAGGGCTGCCAGACCCTCAATGGCAAGAACGCCCTGGGATACGTGCGGGCGCGGTACTCCGATCCCCGAGGCGACATCGGCCGGGCCGAGCGGCAGCGTCAGTTCCTCGCCGCGATCATGAAGAAGGCCGCGACGCCGTCGACCGTGCTCGTGCCGACCGAGTACTACGGGTTCACCCATGCGGCGAGCACCGGGCTGACCGTCGGCCAGGACACCACGATGTGGGACGTCCTGCGGGTCCTGCAGGCCATGCGTGCCATCTCGAACGGCCAGGGACTGTCGCTGGTCGTCCCGATCCAGAGCGTGAACTACCAGACCTCGGCAGGCAGCTCGGTCAAGTGGGACACCGCCCGCGCCAAGGCACTGTTCACCCTCCTGCGCGAGGACCAGCCGCTCGAGGCCCCGCCCGCCGGCACCGACGGCAAGCCCTCACAGGGCTGA
- a CDS encoding acyl-CoA dehydrogenase family protein → MSTGNPSFDLFKISEDHEALREAVRAVAEDKIAPYAAEVDEEARYPQEAHDALVASDFFAPHVPEEYGGVGADALATCIVIEEIARVDASASLIPAVNKLGSMPLILAASDDVKRRYLTPLAEGRTTFSYGLSEREAGSDTAAMKTRARRDGDDWVLGGQKSWITNAGVSEYYTVLAVTDPDGRRGANVTAFVVEKSDEGFTFGEKERKLGIKGSPTRELHFDNVRIPGDRVVGEVGDGLKIALRTLDHTRVTIGAQAVGIAQGALDFAVGYVKERKQFGKAVAEFQGVQFMLADMAMAVEAARQMVYAAAAKSERGDKDLPFFGAAAKCYASDVAMQVTTDAVQLLGGAGYVRDFPVERMMRDAKITQIYEGTNQIQRVVMARQLLS, encoded by the coding sequence GTGAGCACCGGTAACCCGTCCTTCGACCTGTTCAAGATCTCCGAGGACCACGAGGCCCTCCGCGAGGCGGTCCGCGCCGTGGCCGAGGACAAGATCGCGCCCTACGCGGCCGAGGTCGACGAGGAGGCGCGGTACCCCCAGGAGGCGCACGACGCCCTGGTGGCGTCCGACTTCTTCGCCCCCCACGTCCCCGAGGAGTACGGCGGCGTCGGGGCCGACGCGCTGGCCACGTGCATCGTCATCGAGGAGATCGCCCGCGTCGACGCGTCGGCCTCGCTCATCCCAGCGGTCAACAAGCTGGGCTCGATGCCGCTCATCCTGGCCGCGAGCGACGACGTCAAGCGCCGGTACCTCACCCCGCTCGCCGAGGGCCGCACGACCTTCTCCTACGGGTTGTCCGAGCGCGAGGCCGGGTCCGACACCGCGGCGATGAAGACCCGAGCGCGTCGTGACGGTGACGACTGGGTCCTGGGCGGACAGAAGTCGTGGATCACCAACGCGGGAGTCTCCGAGTACTACACCGTGCTGGCGGTCACCGACCCCGACGGCCGCCGCGGGGCCAACGTCACGGCGTTCGTCGTCGAGAAGTCCGACGAGGGCTTCACCTTCGGTGAGAAGGAGCGCAAGCTCGGCATCAAGGGCAGCCCCACGCGCGAGCTGCACTTCGACAACGTGCGCATCCCCGGTGACCGGGTCGTCGGCGAGGTCGGCGACGGACTCAAGATCGCCTTGCGCACCCTCGACCACACCCGGGTCACCATCGGCGCCCAGGCCGTCGGGATCGCCCAGGGGGCACTCGACTTCGCCGTGGGCTACGTCAAGGAGCGCAAGCAGTTCGGCAAGGCCGTGGCCGAGTTCCAGGGCGTGCAGTTCATGCTCGCCGACATGGCCATGGCCGTCGAGGCCGCGCGCCAGATGGTGTATGCCGCGGCCGCCAAGTCCGAGCGCGGCGACAAGGACCTGCCGTTCTTCGGCGCCGCCGCGAAGTGCTACGCCTCGGACGTCGCCATGCAGGTCACCACCGATGCCGTGCAGCTGCTCGGCGGCGCTGGGTACGTCCGCGACTTCCCGGTGGAGCGGATGATGCGTGACGCCAAGATCACCCAGATCTACGAGGGCACCAACCAGATCCAGCGGGTCGTCATGGCCCGGCAGCTGCTCTCGTAG
- a CDS encoding phospholipase D family protein has translation MFGAAAARGVDVRGLVWRSHWDRLAFSSAENRTLERDVNAAGGQVVLDMRVRVGGSHHQKFVVLRHPGRPERDAAFLGGIDLCHSRRDDARHEGDPQRQAMAKVYGSRPPWHDLQVCITGPAVGDVETVFRERWDDPQRGSRSPLRWAADRLRRDTVHTTPLPAQLPDPQPTGPHPVQLLRTYPRRLGGYPFAPRGERSVARGYLKAIGRARHLIYVEDQYLWSPDVARAFASALRRSPELRLVAVLPRFPDQDGRLSEPPNLVARSRLMRQLQEVAPGRVAFYGIENAAGTPIYVHAKTCVIDDHWATVGSDNFNRRSWTHDSELSAAVRHEGYAAGLREVLAREHLGRREDEPGPDLADLFDTFAAAASALEGWHDGGQVGDRPPGQLRPIRDKPMSRSTRLWAGALYRLVYDPDGRPLDLRLRRRM, from the coding sequence TTGTTCGGGGCGGCCGCGGCCCGGGGTGTCGACGTGCGCGGGCTCGTCTGGCGCTCGCACTGGGACCGGCTCGCGTTCTCGAGCGCCGAGAACCGCACCCTCGAGCGGGACGTGAACGCAGCGGGCGGTCAGGTCGTCCTCGACATGCGCGTGCGCGTCGGCGGGTCGCACCACCAGAAGTTCGTGGTGCTGCGGCACCCGGGGCGTCCCGAGCGCGACGCCGCCTTCCTCGGGGGCATCGACCTCTGCCACAGCCGGCGCGACGACGCCCGGCACGAGGGCGACCCCCAGCGCCAGGCGATGGCCAAGGTCTACGGCTCCCGACCGCCGTGGCACGACCTGCAGGTCTGCATCACCGGGCCTGCCGTGGGTGACGTCGAGACGGTCTTCCGCGAACGGTGGGACGACCCGCAGCGGGGGAGCCGCTCACCGCTGCGATGGGCCGCCGACCGGCTGCGACGAGACACCGTGCACACGACGCCGCTGCCGGCCCAGCTGCCCGACCCGCAGCCCACCGGCCCGCACCCGGTCCAGCTGCTGCGCACCTATCCGCGGCGCCTCGGTGGCTACCCGTTCGCACCCCGTGGGGAGCGCAGCGTGGCCCGCGGGTACCTCAAGGCGATCGGGCGGGCGCGTCACCTGATCTACGTCGAGGACCAGTACCTGTGGTCACCGGATGTCGCCCGCGCGTTCGCCAGCGCGCTGCGGCGCAGCCCCGAGCTTCGGCTGGTCGCGGTCCTGCCCCGCTTCCCCGACCAGGACGGGCGGCTGTCCGAGCCGCCGAACCTCGTGGCGCGGAGCCGGCTCATGCGCCAGCTGCAGGAGGTCGCGCCCGGGCGGGTCGCCTTCTACGGCATCGAGAACGCCGCCGGCACGCCGATCTACGTCCATGCCAAGACCTGCGTCATCGACGACCACTGGGCCACCGTCGGCTCCGACAACTTCAACCGCCGCTCGTGGACGCACGACTCCGAGCTCTCGGCCGCGGTGCGCCACGAGGGGTATGCCGCGGGGCTTCGTGAGGTCCTCGCCCGCGAGCATCTGGGGCGTCGCGAGGATGAGCCCGGGCCCGACCTGGCTGACCTCTTCGACACCTTCGCCGCGGCGGCCTCGGCGCTGGAGGGCTGGCACGACGGAGGGCAGGTCGGGGACCGGCCGCCGGGACAGCTGCGGCCGATCCGCGACAAGCCGATGAGCCGGTCGACCCGGCTGTGGGCCGGCGCCCTCTATCGCCTCGTCTACGACCCCGACGGCCGACCCCTGGACCTGCGCCTGCGGCGGCGGATGTGA
- a CDS encoding glycosyltransferase, with protein MVSVRIGGLVREPVVAQARSLTGSPHVSAGARVAFDRWLAALPLGYWARFTTLETVRLQLSSTAPVDVTVVASDAAGRVRTVASGEAGVAGAPDLVIDVPVSACAGGGWVWPEVQARTEAAEVSFGWYAVGVAPPARSLAVAVPTFDRHDAVLRQLDVLAAALEDGVLDDVVGLVVVIDQGSVPVTDAPGWPQAAARLGDRLRHVRQGNLGGSGGFTRGLVEAFANPTIEHVALIDDDAFPQPEGLASAWAFAQATARPTIVGGHMFDAARPTVLYRLGEVLDRRRFTWTSLSGTPRNCDLADQPVTRHRWMGPAREVDFQPWWLAVVPREAVDSTGLPLPFFLKWDDVEFGLRAGRSGVASVVLPGAAVWHDAWTGKANETTWPAYFLLRNRIVTALLLGHRPWLLAAEWLAVSARHALRREPGALALRRAALQDVLAGPAWLHRDLPTARHRAQEAAVREAVAPHPLSSALSTLAVSGRLVAAWSRLGAAYRSAAREATTLEAWQRTFAQAAEPAGATDAESAAPHPGRVRWSIVVVSYHSLAMLEKYWRGLLDGSGEVEVIIVDNADQPSVEAFARAEGYTYLSMGTNLGLSTANNRGADLARGDYLLVREPRPRGARRRPADAGCGDRPHRWHRHAAPGLPRRHTPECGPRGSRSCWPSSPTAGWPRPARCSATCGPSDPTRAVRCGGWPAEPRRCQPGPSPSWAAGPRSTSSTWRTSSSGSAPGPWGCRCR; from the coding sequence ATGGTGAGTGTGCGGATCGGCGGGCTCGTCCGCGAGCCCGTGGTGGCTCAGGCCCGCTCCCTCACGGGTAGCCCCCACGTGTCAGCAGGGGCCCGGGTGGCTTTCGACCGATGGCTCGCGGCGCTCCCACTGGGCTACTGGGCACGGTTCACGACCCTGGAGACCGTGCGCCTCCAGCTCAGCTCGACCGCTCCCGTCGACGTCACCGTCGTGGCCAGCGACGCAGCGGGCCGGGTGCGCACTGTGGCATCCGGTGAGGCTGGCGTCGCCGGCGCGCCCGACCTGGTCATCGACGTCCCGGTGTCCGCCTGTGCCGGCGGCGGCTGGGTGTGGCCGGAGGTCCAGGCCCGCACCGAGGCCGCCGAGGTGAGCTTCGGCTGGTATGCCGTCGGCGTGGCTCCGCCCGCGCGCTCGCTCGCGGTCGCCGTGCCGACTTTCGACCGGCACGACGCCGTGCTCCGCCAGCTCGACGTGCTCGCCGCGGCCCTCGAGGACGGCGTGCTCGATGACGTCGTCGGCCTCGTGGTGGTCATCGACCAGGGCTCGGTCCCCGTGACCGACGCCCCCGGTTGGCCCCAGGCCGCAGCACGGCTCGGCGACCGGCTCCGCCACGTCCGACAGGGCAACCTCGGCGGGTCTGGAGGCTTCACGCGCGGACTCGTCGAGGCCTTCGCCAACCCCACGATCGAGCACGTGGCGCTGATCGACGACGACGCGTTCCCCCAGCCGGAGGGCCTGGCCAGCGCGTGGGCCTTCGCCCAAGCGACCGCGCGACCGACCATTGTGGGCGGCCACATGTTCGACGCGGCGCGGCCGACGGTGCTCTACCGTCTGGGCGAGGTGCTCGATCGTCGCCGGTTCACCTGGACCAGCCTGTCCGGCACCCCCAGGAACTGCGACCTGGCCGACCAGCCGGTCACCCGCCACCGGTGGATGGGTCCCGCCCGCGAGGTGGACTTCCAGCCGTGGTGGCTGGCCGTGGTTCCTCGTGAGGCCGTCGACAGCACCGGTCTGCCGCTGCCGTTCTTCCTCAAGTGGGACGACGTCGAGTTCGGCCTCCGCGCGGGCCGGTCTGGGGTGGCGTCCGTCGTCCTGCCGGGCGCGGCGGTCTGGCACGACGCGTGGACCGGCAAGGCCAACGAGACAACCTGGCCGGCATACTTCCTGCTGCGCAACCGGATCGTCACGGCGCTCCTCCTCGGTCATCGACCGTGGCTGCTGGCGGCCGAGTGGCTGGCCGTCAGCGCGCGGCACGCACTGCGCCGTGAGCCCGGTGCCCTGGCGCTACGGCGGGCCGCGCTCCAGGACGTCCTCGCAGGCCCGGCCTGGCTGCACCGCGACCTGCCCACAGCCCGGCACCGCGCCCAGGAGGCCGCGGTTCGTGAGGCGGTCGCACCACACCCGCTGTCCAGCGCCCTGTCGACCCTCGCCGTGAGCGGGCGCCTGGTCGCCGCGTGGTCCCGGCTCGGCGCGGCATACCGGTCGGCGGCGCGGGAGGCGACCACGCTGGAGGCGTGGCAGCGCACCTTTGCGCAGGCCGCCGAGCCGGCCGGCGCGACCGATGCCGAGAGCGCGGCGCCCCACCCGGGCCGGGTGCGCTGGTCCATCGTCGTGGTGAGCTACCACAGTCTCGCGATGCTCGAGAAGTACTGGCGTGGACTGCTCGACGGGTCGGGCGAGGTCGAGGTCATCATCGTCGACAACGCCGACCAACCCAGCGTCGAGGCGTTTGCCCGAGCCGAGGGCTACACCTACCTGTCCATGGGGACCAACCTCGGGTTGTCCACCGCCAACAACCGGGGTGCCGACCTCGCCCGCGGCGACTACCTGCTTGTTCGCGAACCCCGACCTCGGGGTGCGCGTCGCCGACCTGCCGACGCTGGCTGCGGAGATCGACCGCACCGGTGGCATCGTCACGCCGCGCCTGGACTTCCCCGACGGCACACCCCAGAGTGCGGCCCGCGGGGGAGCCGTTCCTGTTGGCCAAGCTCGCCCACCGCGGGTTGGCCCCGGCCGGCTCGATGCAGCGCTACCTGTGGCCCGTCGGACCCTACGAGAGCGGTCCGGTGCGGTGGGTGGCCGGCGGAGCCACGGCGCTGTCAGCCGGGGCCTTCGCCCAGCTGGGCGGCTGGCCCGAGGAGTACTTCCTCTACATGGAGGACGTCGAGCTCGGGGTCCGCGCCGGGGCCCTGGGGCTGCCGGTGTCGGTGA
- a CDS encoding glycosyltransferase family 2 protein: MNDNLVPGYDDVWLVVPLYNEAAVIAEVVRTARLTFPHVVCVDDGSSDDSAREAESAGAKVVRHPVNLGQGAALQTGFEYALSDPGMRCVVTFDADGQHQVDDVVVMVERLRRGDVQVVFGSRFLDERTKPSPLKRLVLRLAVAYTNATTKTRLTDAHNGLRVIDRRVVQQIHLTQDRMAHASELVAQIGSMQIDGHPVAYAEEPVHILYTDYSKAKGQSLWNSINILAELILR; the protein is encoded by the coding sequence ATGAACGACAACCTCGTCCCCGGCTACGACGACGTCTGGCTGGTGGTCCCGCTCTACAACGAGGCCGCGGTGATCGCCGAGGTCGTCCGTACTGCGCGGCTCACCTTCCCCCACGTCGTCTGTGTCGACGACGGCTCCAGCGACGACTCCGCCCGCGAGGCTGAGTCGGCCGGCGCCAAGGTGGTGCGCCACCCGGTCAACCTCGGTCAGGGGGCCGCCCTGCAGACCGGGTTCGAGTACGCCCTGTCCGACCCGGGCATGCGCTGCGTGGTGACCTTCGACGCCGACGGGCAGCACCAGGTCGACGACGTGGTGGTGATGGTCGAGCGGCTCCGACGCGGCGACGTGCAGGTGGTCTTCGGGTCACGCTTCCTCGATGAGCGCACGAAGCCCAGCCCGCTCAAGCGCCTCGTCCTGCGCCTCGCGGTGGCCTACACCAACGCCACGACCAAGACCCGGCTCACCGACGCGCACAACGGCCTGCGGGTCATCGACCGCCGGGTCGTCCAGCAGATCCACCTCACCCAGGACCGCATGGCCCACGCCTCCGAGCTGGTGGCCCAGATCGGCAGCATGCAGATCGACGGTCACCCCGTGGCGTATGCCGAGGAGCCGGTCCACATCCTCTACACCGACTACTCGAAGGCCAAGGGCCAGTCCCTCTGGAACTCGATCAACATCCTCGCGGAGCTGATCCTGCGATGA
- a CDS encoding glycosyltransferase, with protein sequence MTLPPSGPLRSGRRVVAVVVSYNRAELLRECLAGVTAQTRPADAVVVVDNASTDGSADLVASEFPKADLVRLTTNTGGAGGFAAGMAQALDRHGADLVWVMDDDTVPSTTTLEALLAAEQDYPDDLQLVASRVTWTDGRDQDRNIPRPVILARARRRHAAALAGGRPMRTACFVSLLVTADAIRRHGLPTADFFIWNDDFEFTARILRRSPGIYLPRATVVHKTRELGTRTADPGDRFYYEVRNKVWTFRDGAAFGFPEVLLRVAIAVVNWARFFAHSGDREVLRTALVRGLRDGLRARPRPNREVLREAGYELGAAW encoded by the coding sequence GTGACCCTGCCACCCTCCGGACCGCTGCGCAGTGGTCGACGGGTGGTGGCTGTCGTGGTGAGCTACAACCGTGCCGAGCTGCTGCGCGAGTGCCTGGCTGGCGTGACCGCCCAGACCCGCCCCGCGGACGCGGTCGTCGTGGTCGACAACGCGTCGACGGACGGCTCTGCCGACCTGGTGGCGAGCGAGTTCCCGAAGGCAGACCTGGTTCGGCTCACGACGAACACCGGGGGAGCGGGCGGCTTCGCAGCGGGCATGGCCCAGGCGCTCGACCGGCACGGCGCCGACCTCGTCTGGGTCATGGACGACGACACCGTGCCCAGCACCACCACGCTCGAGGCGCTGCTGGCGGCCGAGCAGGACTACCCCGACGACCTCCAGCTCGTGGCCTCTCGGGTCACCTGGACCGATGGCCGCGACCAGGACCGCAACATCCCGCGCCCCGTGATCCTCGCGCGCGCCCGGCGTCGTCACGCGGCAGCGCTCGCGGGCGGTCGGCCCATGCGCACCGCATGCTTCGTCTCGCTGCTGGTCACCGCCGACGCCATCCGCCGGCATGGCCTGCCGACAGCGGACTTCTTCATCTGGAACGACGACTTCGAGTTCACTGCGCGGATCCTGCGCCGCAGCCCCGGCATCTACCTGCCCCGCGCCACGGTGGTCCACAAGACCCGTGAGCTGGGCACCCGCACCGCCGACCCGGGCGACCGCTTCTACTACGAGGTCCGCAACAAGGTCTGGACGTTCCGGGACGGCGCTGCCTTCGGCTTCCCCGAGGTGCTGCTCCGCGTGGCGATCGCCGTGGTCAACTGGGCGCGCTTCTTCGCCCACTCCGGCGACCGCGAGGTGCTCCGCACGGCACTCGTCCGGGGATTGCGCGACGGCCTCCGCGCGCGCCCCCGGCCCAACCGCGAGGTGCTCCGGGAGGCGGGGTACGAGCTCGGGGCCGCATGGTGA
- a CDS encoding DUF2304 domain-containing protein, which translates to MNLLLIQIVLIGVVLAIAGRLVFSRGVRTQAVRRLGLVGFAAFAVWSILFPSVWNSIAHLVGVGRGTDVVLYALVLAFLSFTLTSYMRFRELENRYTRLARRIALDEAAPPRDPVAEPASAPAPAPAPEVPAQEAATNDDA; encoded by the coding sequence ATGAACCTCCTGCTGATCCAGATCGTCCTCATCGGTGTCGTGCTGGCGATCGCCGGGCGACTCGTCTTCTCCCGGGGTGTCCGCACCCAGGCGGTCCGCCGGCTCGGGCTCGTCGGGTTCGCAGCCTTCGCGGTGTGGTCGATCCTGTTCCCGAGTGTCTGGAACTCCATCGCCCACCTGGTCGGCGTCGGCCGCGGCACCGACGTCGTGCTCTACGCCCTGGTGCTGGCGTTCCTGTCGTTCACCCTGACCAGCTACATGCGCTTCCGCGAGCTGGAGAACCGCTACACCCGCCTAGCCCGCCGCATCGCCCTCGACGAGGCCGCGCCGCCCCGGGACCCGGTGGCCGAGCCGGCATCCGCACCCGCACCCGCACCCGCACCCGAGGTTCCCGCGCAGGAGGCCGCCACCAATGACGACGCCTGA
- a CDS encoding DegT/DnrJ/EryC1/StrS family aminotransferase gives MSTTGPVAGEAHAPGARGPAGTIPLAVPNIGELERRYVLEAVESGFVSSVGPFVSEFERRFAERVGARYAIACATGTAAIHIGLLLLGVTSEDEVFCSDFTFVGSVNPIAYTGAKVTFIDSELRTWNMDPALLEAELDRRVAAGERLPKAVEVVHVLGQPADLETILAICERHGVAVLEDAAESLGASWSGGALAGRHTGQVGRVGAFSFNGNKIATTGGGGMIVTDDEELAARARHLTTQAKVPDVGYLHDEVGYNYRLTNLAAGLGLAQLERLEEFVSAKHAIAARYDTELADTGLVLPPRLPGYDATYWLYSVLTPEDDPRGRDEFLDHLNRAGVGARALWRPLHMQPPFAAAPVLGGRVGEQLFHRGVSLPCATELSEADQQRVTDAVRSFF, from the coding sequence ATGAGCACGACCGGACCGGTGGCCGGCGAGGCCCACGCGCCAGGGGCCCGCGGGCCCGCGGGCACCATCCCGCTCGCGGTGCCCAACATCGGCGAGCTCGAGCGTCGCTACGTCCTCGAGGCGGTCGAGTCAGGCTTCGTGTCCTCAGTCGGACCGTTCGTGTCCGAGTTCGAGCGCCGCTTCGCCGAGCGCGTCGGTGCCCGCTACGCCATCGCCTGCGCGACCGGCACGGCGGCCATCCACATCGGACTGCTGCTGCTGGGGGTGACCAGCGAGGACGAGGTGTTCTGCTCCGACTTCACCTTCGTCGGCTCGGTCAACCCCATCGCCTACACCGGCGCCAAGGTGACCTTCATCGACTCCGAGCTGCGCACGTGGAACATGGATCCCGCGCTGCTGGAGGCCGAGCTCGACCGACGCGTCGCGGCTGGTGAGCGCCTGCCCAAGGCCGTCGAGGTCGTGCACGTCCTTGGCCAACCGGCCGACCTCGAGACCATCCTCGCCATCTGCGAGCGCCACGGCGTCGCGGTGCTCGAGGACGCGGCCGAGTCTCTCGGGGCCTCGTGGTCCGGGGGCGCCCTCGCAGGACGCCACACCGGCCAGGTGGGCCGTGTGGGCGCGTTCTCCTTCAACGGCAACAAGATTGCCACGACCGGCGGTGGGGGCATGATCGTCACCGACGACGAGGAGCTCGCGGCGCGCGCCCGCCACCTGACCACGCAGGCCAAGGTGCCCGACGTCGGCTACCTCCACGACGAGGTGGGCTACAACTACCGCCTCACGAACCTCGCGGCCGGTCTGGGCCTCGCCCAGCTGGAGCGCCTCGAGGAGTTCGTCAGCGCCAAGCACGCAATCGCCGCGCGCTATGACACCGAGCTCGCCGACACCGGGCTCGTCCTCCCGCCGCGCCTTCCCGGGTACGACGCGACCTACTGGCTGTACTCCGTGCTCACGCCAGAGGACGACCCACGGGGCCGCGACGAGTTCCTCGACCACCTCAACCGTGCGGGGGTCGGTGCCCGAGCTCTCTGGCGCCCCCTCCACATGCAGCCGCCCTTCGCGGCTGCCCCGGTCCTCGGGGGCCGCGTCGGCGAGCAGCTGTTCCACCGGGGCGTGTCGCTACCGTGCGCGACCGAGCTCTCGGAGGCCGACCAGCAGCGCGTCACCGATGCCGTGCGGTCGTTCTTCTGA